One stretch of Deinococcus ficus DNA includes these proteins:
- a CDS encoding tetratricopeptide repeat protein has translation MTRRPLALITSFLILAATAALCGQAVSAYLVSRARDQAERLRQEGEYDRAWSTLESALHLSPDSPDLWTELGQTYRAAWFFRQSPELLRSALQAYERAATLHPLSATPPAELARTLALGGQYAQADRAYQRALVNDPRNPGLLVDRAAALEKLGRPAAALALYRSAAHIKPNEYSQAAEQRLAPAREAP, from the coding sequence ATGACGCGCCGGCCGCTCGCCCTGATCACCTCGTTCCTGATCCTGGCCGCGACGGCCGCGCTGTGCGGCCAGGCCGTGAGCGCCTACCTGGTCAGCCGCGCCCGTGATCAGGCCGAGCGCCTGCGCCAGGAAGGCGAGTACGACCGCGCCTGGAGCACCCTGGAATCGGCGCTGCACCTCAGCCCCGACTCCCCGGACCTGTGGACGGAACTTGGGCAGACCTACCGCGCGGCGTGGTTTTTCCGGCAGAGCCCGGAGTTGCTCCGCTCGGCGCTGCAGGCCTACGAGCGGGCGGCCACGCTGCATCCGCTGAGCGCCACGCCCCCCGCCGAACTGGCGCGCACGCTGGCGCTGGGCGGGCAGTACGCGCAGGCAGACCGGGCGTACCAGCGTGCGCTCGTGAACGATCCGCGCAACCCGGGTCTGCTGGTGGACCGCGCCGCCGCCCTGGAGAAACTCGGCCGGCCGGCCGCGGCCCTGGCGCTGTACCGCTCGGCCGCCCACATCAAACCGAACGAGTACTCGCAGGCCGCCGAGCAGCGGCTCGCGCCCGCCCGGGAGGCCCCATGA